A single Roseinatronobacter monicus DNA region contains:
- a CDS encoding cytochrome c oxidase assembly protein, with amino-acid sequence MIATWNKLTGIQKTTVQTVSVVLFMGAMGWAAVPLYDLFCRVTGYGGTTNTASASSGVVLDQTMRIRFDASVARDFPWSFKPVDRVTEIKIGEVGLSFYEAHNPTDEPIAGTASYNVSPYEAGRFFTKIDCFCFELQVLQPGETVLMPVTYFVDPDILDDRDGGGTHTITLSYTFHPTDIPADYVAPESAMTN; translated from the coding sequence ATGATCGCAACCTGGAACAAATTGACCGGTATCCAAAAAACCACAGTGCAAACCGTGAGTGTTGTGCTGTTCATGGGGGCAATGGGTTGGGCGGCAGTGCCACTTTATGATCTGTTTTGCCGCGTGACAGGCTATGGCGGGACCACCAACACCGCCAGCGCCTCGTCCGGTGTGGTGCTGGACCAGACCATGCGCATCCGCTTCGACGCCTCTGTCGCACGTGACTTTCCGTGGTCGTTCAAACCAGTCGACCGCGTAACCGAGATCAAGATCGGTGAGGTTGGTCTGTCTTTCTATGAAGCTCATAACCCCACGGATGAGCCGATTGCCGGCACCGCCAGCTACAATGTCTCGCCTTATGAGGCTGGGCGCTTTTTCACCAAGATCGACTGTTTCTGCTTCGAGTTGCAGGTTCTGCAACCCGGCGAAACTGTGCTGATGCCGGTCACCTATTTTGTTGATCCGGATATTCTGGACGACCGCGATGGGGGCGGCACTCACACGATCACGCTGTCCTACACTTTCCATCCCACGGATATTCCTGCGGACTATGTCGCGCCGGAATCCGCAATGACAAACTGA
- the cyoE gene encoding heme o synthase: protein MSDIRTDITYVSTGDAEFGDYIALLKPRVMSLVVFTALVGLLVAPGGLHPIEGLAAIIFIALGAGASGALNMWWDADIDRVMQRTAKRPIPAGKVGAQEAMSLGVALSGISVIMLWLATNALAGFLLAFTIFFYAVIYSMWLKRATPQNIVIGGAAGAFPPMIGWVAVTGSISLEACLMFMLIFMWTPPHFWALALFMKSDYHKAKVPMLTVTHGRKATRTHILIYTIALIPFALAAGFTSIGGPVYLALALGLNLMFLHGAWSIWRRDEGTAEADGYKVEKRVFRFSLYYLFVHFGAILAETALARLPIYAEFAMQFKFLEVF, encoded by the coding sequence ATGTCCGATATCCGAACTGACATAACCTATGTGTCGACAGGCGACGCAGAATTTGGCGACTATATCGCCCTTCTGAAGCCGCGTGTTATGTCCTTGGTTGTGTTCACAGCCCTTGTTGGCTTGCTGGTCGCTCCGGGCGGGCTGCACCCGATCGAGGGTTTGGCCGCAATCATCTTCATCGCGCTGGGGGCTGGTGCCTCTGGTGCGCTGAACATGTGGTGGGACGCTGATATCGACCGGGTCATGCAGCGCACCGCCAAGCGCCCTATTCCGGCGGGCAAAGTTGGCGCGCAGGAAGCGATGTCACTGGGCGTCGCGCTGTCGGGCATATCGGTGATCATGCTGTGGCTGGCAACGAATGCGCTGGCAGGGTTCCTGCTGGCGTTCACGATCTTTTTCTACGCTGTGATCTATTCGATGTGGCTCAAGCGGGCCACGCCACAGAATATCGTGATCGGTGGTGCGGCGGGTGCGTTCCCCCCCATGATTGGCTGGGTCGCGGTGACAGGCAGCATCAGCCTTGAAGCCTGCCTAATGTTCATGCTGATCTTTATGTGGACCCCTCCGCATTTCTGGGCTTTGGCGCTGTTCATGAAAAGCGACTACCACAAGGCCAAGGTTCCCATGCTAACCGTCACGCATGGGCGCAAGGCCACGCGCACGCATATTCTGATCTATACCATCGCCTTGATACCCTTTGCCTTGGCGGCGGGGTTTACCTCGATTGGCGGGCCAGTCTATCTGGCGCTTGCGCTGGGCTTGAACCTGATGTTCCTGCATGGGGCGTGGTCGATCTGGCGTCGGGACGAGGGAACAGCTGAAGCAGACGGATACAAAGTTGAAAAGCGCGTATTCCGGTTCTCGCTCTACTATCTCTTCGTGCATTTCGGTGCGATTCTGGCAGAGACAGCGCTCGCGCGGCTGCCGATCTACGCCGAATTTGCGATGCAATTCAAATTTCTGGAGGTGTTCTGA
- the coxB gene encoding cytochrome c oxidase subunit II — MRLSKALSSLAATATVGLTAFQAAADDMLPELPVLGAPVPDGTSLQTPYTALAREVVFLDSLLNWIIIPITIFVTALLIWVIVFHNRRANPEPSKFTHNTSIEVAWTVVPALILLFIALFTFPALRHQQIMPEADVTIKVTGLQWYWDYEYVDHDVQFSQFMLERDELADYGYTDDLYLLATDTAMVVPVGKNVVLQVTAGDVIHSWTIPAFGVKQDGVPGRLAELWFNADEEGIFFGQCSELCGINHAYMPITVKVVSEAEYIAWLERQGAEFAGAPAWMERHIEVAASN, encoded by the coding sequence ATGCGACTTTCAAAAGCCCTTTCGTCACTGGCGGCAACCGCCACGGTTGGTCTGACTGCGTTTCAGGCGGCTGCAGACGACATGTTGCCGGAACTGCCTGTACTGGGCGCGCCTGTGCCGGATGGTACGTCCTTGCAGACGCCCTACACGGCGCTCGCACGCGAGGTTGTGTTTCTCGACAGCCTGTTGAACTGGATAATCATACCAATCACGATCTTTGTGACGGCCCTGCTGATCTGGGTGATCGTGTTCCACAATCGCCGTGCCAATCCCGAACCGTCGAAGTTCACGCATAACACGTCCATCGAAGTGGCGTGGACAGTCGTGCCTGCGCTGATCTTGCTGTTCATCGCGCTGTTCACATTTCCCGCACTGCGCCACCAGCAGATCATGCCAGAGGCTGACGTGACCATCAAGGTGACAGGCCTGCAATGGTATTGGGATTACGAGTATGTCGATCATGATGTGCAATTCTCACAGTTCATGCTGGAGCGGGATGAACTGGCTGACTACGGCTACACAGATGACCTCTATCTTCTGGCGACAGACACCGCGATGGTTGTTCCTGTCGGCAAGAATGTCGTGTTGCAAGTCACAGCGGGTGACGTGATCCATTCATGGACAATCCCGGCCTTCGGCGTCAAGCAGGACGGCGTACCGGGGCGTCTGGCCGAATTGTGGTTCAATGCTGATGAAGAAGGGATTTTCTTCGGGCAGTGTTCAGAACTGTGCGGCATCAACCACGCCTATATGCCCATCACGGTCAAAGTGGTCAGCGAAGCTGAATACATTGCGTGGCTGGAGCGTCAGGGCGCGGAATTTGCGGGCGCACCTGCATGGATGGAGCGGCATATCGAGGTTGCCGCGTCGAACTGA
- the tldD gene encoding metalloprotease TldD: MSDSDFRPFETAFDKDDALAVLRAATDGADDGEIFAEKRVSESILLDDQRIESASYNASEGFGVRAVRGEVTGYAHSTHMNINALRRAAETARLAVADGGGTLAEAPMRTNQRLYTDVDPIAGAAFAIKLDLMREIDDFLRALDPRVVQVSVSMAASVQQIEILRPEGLHLRDNRPMSRLNISVIAEHNGRRESGSAGGGGRTGLEGVMARDAWQGMAREALRIALVNLEAEPAPAGIMDVVLGPGWPGILLHEAVGHGLEGDFNRKGSSAFAGLLGKQVASKGVTVLDDGTIPDRRGSISIDDEGTPSARNVLIEDGVLTGYMQDRQNARLMGVAATGNGRRESYAHAPMPRMTNTYMLGGDTAPEAIVADLKDGIHAVGFGGGQVDITNGKFVFSCTEAYRVRNGKIVAPVKGATLIGDGATALTKIRALGNDMALDPGMGTCGKAGQWVPVGVGQPTLMIGGLTVGGSAT; the protein is encoded by the coding sequence ATGAGCGACAGCGATTTTCGACCCTTTGAGACAGCCTTCGACAAGGATGATGCCCTCGCCGTTCTGCGTGCCGCCACGGATGGCGCAGATGATGGCGAGATATTTGCCGAGAAGCGCGTCTCGGAATCCATTCTGCTGGATGACCAGCGCATCGAATCCGCAAGTTACAACGCCTCGGAGGGGTTTGGCGTGCGCGCGGTGCGTGGCGAGGTCACTGGCTATGCCCATTCGACACATATGAATATCAATGCCTTGCGGCGCGCGGCAGAAACCGCGCGGCTGGCGGTCGCCGACGGGGGCGGCACATTGGCCGAGGCCCCGATGCGCACGAATCAGCGCCTCTATACGGACGTTGATCCGATTGCGGGGGCGGCGTTTGCGATCAAGCTGGACCTGATGCGCGAGATTGACGATTTTCTGCGCGCGCTGGACCCACGAGTCGTGCAGGTGTCCGTGTCGATGGCAGCCTCGGTGCAACAGATCGAAATCCTGCGCCCCGAAGGCCTGCACCTGCGGGACAACCGCCCGATGAGCAGGCTGAACATCTCGGTGATTGCCGAACATAATGGCCGGCGCGAATCAGGTTCCGCTGGCGGTGGCGGGCGCACCGGGCTTGAAGGGGTGATGGCGCGCGACGCATGGCAGGGCATGGCCCGAGAGGCGCTGCGCATCGCCCTTGTCAATCTGGAGGCAGAACCTGCCCCTGCGGGGATCATGGATGTGGTGCTTGGCCCCGGCTGGCCGGGCATTTTGCTGCACGAAGCGGTCGGCCACGGGCTGGAGGGGGATTTCAACCGCAAGGGCAGCTCTGCCTTTGCGGGGCTTCTGGGCAAGCAGGTCGCATCAAAAGGTGTGACAGTGCTGGATGATGGCACCATTCCTGACCGGCGCGGATCTATCAGTATCGATGACGAAGGCACGCCCTCGGCACGCAATGTGCTGATCGAGGACGGCGTGCTGACTGGATATATGCAGGACCGCCAGAACGCGCGCCTGATGGGGGTTGCGGCGACAGGCAACGGGCGGCGCGAATCCTATGCTCATGCGCCCATGCCACGTATGACCAACACTTATATGTTGGGCGGCGACACGGCCCCCGAAGCGATTGTGGCAGACCTGAAGGATGGCATTCACGCCGTAGGCTTTGGGGGGGGGCAGGTTGATATCACCAATGGCAAGTTCGTCTTTTCCTGCACCGAGGCTTACCGTGTCCGGAACGGCAAGATCGTCGCACCGGTCAAAGGGGCCACGCTGATCGGTGATGGGGCAACAGCGCTGACGAAAATCCGCGCGCTTGGCAATGACATGGCGCTTGATCCGGGCATGGGCACCTGCGGCAAGGCCGGACAATGGGTGCCTGTCGGGGTCGGTCAGCCGACACTTATGATCGGCGGGCTGACGGTTGGGGGCAGTGCGACCTGA
- the dprA gene encoding DNA-processing protein DprA, translating into MAKDLFSSHPPFTPPTSEEDRLSWLRLIRSPRVGPATFHRLMTEHGCAATALEVLPTLAKSAGVDTYQRCSHAAAEAEIDLARAKGARMLCLGTDAYPHTLASISDAPPVLWCIGKRAPILRPMVALVGARNASSLGTRMARALAEGLGHEGYTIVSGLARGVDAAAHHASLKTGTIAVMGGGVDVIYPTENSVLAAAIADQGLRLSEQPMSLHPQARHFPPRNRIIAGLALAVVVVEAAEKSGTLITVRDALDQGREIMAVPGHPVDGRAGGCNRLIREGATLVRHVEDVLEVLRRLQAEQKHPDKPGPDDARPAPQVAPDAPQLHQRILDLLGPSPVAEDQLIRDLSLSAAAISPALVMMEMQGIVRRHPGGLVSRS; encoded by the coding sequence ATGGCGAAAGATTTGTTTTCTTCTCACCCACCCTTCACCCCACCCACGTCGGAAGAAGACAGGCTATCCTGGCTTCGCCTCATTCGCTCCCCCCGTGTGGGGCCTGCAACCTTTCATAGGTTGATGACGGAACATGGGTGCGCCGCCACAGCACTGGAGGTGTTGCCGACGCTCGCCAAATCCGCAGGCGTCGACACCTATCAGCGCTGTTCGCACGCCGCGGCGGAAGCCGAGATTGACCTTGCCCGTGCCAAGGGTGCGCGCATGTTGTGTCTGGGAACCGACGCCTATCCGCACACCCTCGCCAGTATTTCCGATGCGCCCCCGGTGTTGTGGTGCATCGGCAAACGCGCGCCCATCCTGCGCCCGATGGTTGCACTTGTCGGAGCGCGCAACGCCTCTAGCCTTGGTACAAGGATGGCGCGCGCGCTGGCCGAAGGGCTGGGGCACGAAGGGTATACCATCGTTTCCGGCCTTGCGCGCGGGGTCGATGCAGCAGCGCATCATGCCAGCCTGAAAACCGGAACAATCGCGGTGATGGGCGGCGGTGTCGATGTCATTTATCCGACCGAGAACAGTGTTCTCGCCGCAGCCATCGCCGATCAGGGGCTGCGCCTGTCCGAACAACCCATGAGCCTGCACCCGCAAGCCCGCCATTTCCCGCCGCGCAACCGAATCATAGCAGGGCTTGCTCTGGCCGTCGTGGTGGTCGAGGCCGCCGAGAAATCGGGCACGCTGATAACCGTACGCGATGCACTCGATCAGGGGCGCGAGATTATGGCCGTGCCGGGCCACCCCGTCGATGGGCGCGCAGGCGGTTGCAACCGGCTGATCCGCGAAGGTGCGACCCTCGTGCGCCATGTCGAAGATGTCCTTGAAGTGCTCCGCAGATTGCAGGCAGAACAGAAACACCCTGACAAGCCCGGCCCGGATGACGCGCGCCCTGCCCCGCAAGTTGCGCCCGACGCGCCGCAATTGCACCAGCGCATTCTGGACCTGCTTGGCCCCAGTCCGGTCGCCGAAGACCAGCTTATCCGCGACCTGTCCCTGTCTGCTGCTGCAATCTCACCCGCTTTGGTGATGATGGAGATGCAGGGCATTGTGCGCCGCCATCCCGGCGGGCTGGTCAGCCGCAGCTAG
- the topA gene encoding type I DNA topoisomerase, with the protein MAVVVVESPAKAKTINKYLGPGYTVLASYGHVRDLPPKDGSVDTEHEFEMLWEVASDSRKHLKAISDALKADNELILATDPDREGEAISWHLTEALAKSRALKKDTPVKRVVFNAITKSAVTEAMKNPRDVNMPLVHAYLARRALDYLVGFNLSPVLWRKLPGSKSAGRVQSVCLRLIVEREMEIEAFRAQEYWSVSAALATPRGQDVTAKLVSLAGKKLDKFDIATGEAAELAVQAVTSRDLTVTSVEANPANRNPSAPFMTSTLQQEASRKFGMGAKHCMSTAQRLYEAGYITYMRTDGIDMAPEAVMAARDVIKDRYGADYVPKSPRMYKNKAKNAQEAHECIRPTDMAVSPDKLKIADSDQRKLYDLIWKRTIAGQMEAARLERTTVEIGSKDGQVGLRATGQVVLFDGFLKVYEEGRDDVIDDDDKRLPQMAQGDAMTKHGVTPEQHFTQPPPRYTEATLVKRMEELGIGRPSTYASIVTTIQDRGYVTKDKNRLIAQDKGRLVTIFLVNYFRRYLEYDFTADLEAQLDDVSAGDRDYKDVLARFWRDFSAAIAETSELRITEVLEKIDEVLAPHLYPPREDGTDPRICPKCGEGRLNLKTARSGGAFIGCNNYPDCRYTRPLAGEDEGNAELSGDGKLLGHDNGDPISLRTGRFGPYVQRGEATKEEPKPPRASLPKGWEVDSIDLERALMLLALPRPVGPHPDDGELIEAGIGRYGPFVKHGKKYANLPEVDEVFTIGMNRAVEVLASKPERGRAAAAEPIKTLGDHPDGGALAVMKGRYGPYVKWEKVNATLPKDVAPEDLTLEQAIELVNAKAGAKPKKKAAAKKPAAKKPAAKKPAAKKKPATKAAK; encoded by the coding sequence ATGGCAGTTGTCGTCGTCGAATCGCCCGCCAAGGCCAAGACAATCAATAAATATCTTGGTCCTGGTTACACAGTTCTGGCCTCTTACGGCCATGTGCGCGATCTGCCCCCCAAGGACGGCTCGGTCGATACCGAGCATGAATTCGAGATGCTGTGGGAAGTCGCAAGCGACTCGCGCAAGCACCTCAAGGCGATTTCCGACGCCTTGAAAGCGGACAATGAACTGATCCTCGCAACCGATCCTGACCGGGAGGGCGAGGCGATCTCGTGGCACCTGACCGAGGCACTTGCCAAATCACGCGCACTGAAGAAAGACACGCCCGTCAAACGCGTGGTGTTCAACGCGATCACAAAATCCGCGGTCACAGAAGCGATGAAAAACCCGCGCGATGTGAATATGCCGTTGGTTCATGCGTATCTCGCGCGCCGCGCGCTGGACTATCTGGTGGGGTTTAACCTTAGCCCCGTGTTGTGGCGCAAACTGCCCGGTTCAAAATCGGCGGGGCGCGTGCAATCCGTCTGCCTGCGCTTGATTGTCGAGCGCGAAATGGAAATTGAGGCTTTTCGCGCACAAGAATACTGGAGCGTGAGCGCCGCATTGGCCACCCCACGCGGACAGGATGTCACGGCCAAACTGGTCAGTCTTGCAGGCAAAAAGCTGGATAAATTCGACATTGCCACCGGAGAAGCTGCGGAGCTGGCCGTGCAGGCTGTCACCTCGCGCGATCTGACCGTCACCTCGGTCGAAGCAAATCCCGCAAATCGCAACCCTTCCGCGCCCTTCATGACCTCGACCCTGCAACAAGAGGCCAGCCGCAAATTCGGCATGGGTGCGAAACATTGCATGTCCACAGCGCAGCGCTTGTACGAAGCAGGCTATATTACGTACATGCGGACAGATGGTATTGATATGGCGCCGGAGGCGGTGATGGCCGCGCGCGATGTCATCAAGGACCGCTACGGCGCAGACTATGTGCCCAAAAGTCCGCGCATGTATAAAAACAAGGCCAAGAATGCGCAGGAAGCGCATGAATGTATCCGGCCCACAGATATGGCGGTCAGCCCGGACAAGCTGAAAATCGCGGATAGTGACCAACGCAAACTATATGACCTGATCTGGAAACGTACCATCGCAGGCCAGATGGAGGCGGCGCGACTGGAACGCACAACCGTCGAGATCGGCAGCAAAGACGGTCAAGTCGGATTGCGCGCCACGGGTCAGGTGGTGCTGTTTGACGGGTTCCTGAAAGTCTATGAAGAAGGGCGCGACGATGTCATCGACGACGATGACAAGCGCCTGCCACAGATGGCGCAAGGCGACGCGATGACCAAACATGGGGTCACGCCGGAACAGCATTTCACCCAGCCCCCACCCCGCTATACCGAGGCCACGCTGGTCAAGCGCATGGAAGAACTGGGCATTGGGCGCCCGTCCACCTATGCCAGCATCGTCACCACCATTCAGGATCGCGGCTATGTCACCAAGGACAAAAACCGCCTGATCGCGCAGGATAAGGGGCGGTTGGTCACGATCTTTCTGGTCAATTACTTCCGTCGCTATCTGGAATACGATTTCACCGCCGACCTTGAAGCGCAACTCGATGACGTTTCGGCGGGCGACCGTGACTACAAGGATGTGCTGGCCCGGTTCTGGCGCGATTTCTCTGCGGCGATTGCCGAAACATCCGAATTGCGCATCACCGAAGTGCTGGAGAAGATCGACGAGGTTCTGGCCCCGCATCTCTATCCGCCGCGCGAAGATGGCACCGACCCGCGCATTTGCCCCAAATGCGGCGAAGGGCGGCTGAACCTGAAGACGGCACGCTCTGGCGGGGCCTTTATCGGGTGCAACAATTACCCCGACTGCCGCTATACCCGCCCGCTTGCCGGCGAGGACGAAGGCAATGCGGAATTGTCTGGCGATGGCAAATTGCTGGGCCATGACAACGGCGATCCGATCAGCCTGCGCACTGGCCGGTTCGGCCCGTATGTGCAGCGCGGTGAAGCGACCAAGGAAGAACCCAAGCCCCCGCGCGCCTCACTCCCTAAAGGGTGGGAGGTTGACAGCATTGATCTGGAACGCGCGCTGATGCTGCTGGCGCTGCCCCGCCCTGTCGGCCCCCATCCCGATGATGGCGAGTTGATTGAGGCAGGCATCGGGCGCTACGGCCCGTTTGTCAAACACGGCAAGAAATATGCCAATTTGCCCGAGGTGGACGAAGTCTTCACCATCGGCATGAACCGCGCCGTGGAGGTGCTGGCATCAAAACCCGAACGCGGCCGCGCTGCCGCCGCAGAGCCGATCAAAACACTGGGCGATCACCCCGATGGCGGCGCGCTGGCGGTTATGAAGGGGCGCTATGGTCCGTATGTGAAGTGGGAAAAGGTTAACGCGACCCTTCCCAAGGACGTGGCACCCGAAGATCTGACACTAGAGCAAGCGATTGAACTGGTGAATGCCAAGGCTGGTGCCAAGCCAAAGAAGAAGGCAGCGGCCAAGAAACCGGCTGCAAAAAAGCCTGCGGCAAAAAAGCCCGCAGCCAAAAAGAAACCGGCAACAAAGGCTGCAAAATAA
- a CDS encoding CoA transferase subunit A, with protein MKKVYGSANEALDGLLFDGMTIAAGGFGLCGIPELLIDAIRAAGTKDITIASNNCGVDDFGLGVLLKTRQIKKMMSSYVGENGEFMRQYLSGELELEFNPQGTLAERMRAGGAGIAGFYTRTGVGTVIADGKEHKEFGGETFILERGIFADLSIVKAWKADTTGNAIFRKTARNFNPPAAKCGKVCVLEVEEIVEPGTLDPDNIHLPGIYVNRLIQGQHEKRIEQRTVRTA; from the coding sequence ATGAAAAAGGTCTACGGCTCTGCGAATGAGGCCCTTGACGGGCTGTTATTCGACGGGATGACGATTGCTGCGGGCGGGTTTGGCCTGTGCGGCATACCCGAACTGCTGATCGACGCGATCCGCGCGGCGGGCACGAAAGACATCACCATCGCCTCGAACAATTGCGGGGTGGATGATTTCGGGCTGGGTGTGCTGCTGAAAACGCGCCAGATCAAGAAGATGATGTCCTCTTATGTGGGCGAGAATGGCGAATTCATGCGCCAGTATCTGAGTGGCGAGTTGGAGCTGGAATTCAACCCGCAAGGCACGCTGGCCGAACGTATGCGCGCTGGGGGTGCTGGAATTGCAGGGTTCTACACCCGTACCGGCGTGGGCACTGTCATTGCCGATGGCAAGGAACACAAGGAATTCGGCGGCGAGACATTTATTCTGGAACGCGGCATCTTTGCGGACCTGTCTATCGTCAAGGCATGGAAGGCCGACACCACCGGAAATGCAATCTTCCGCAAGACCGCGCGCAACTTCAACCCGCCTGCTGCCAAATGCGGCAAGGTTTGTGTTCTGGAAGTTGAGGAAATCGTCGAACCCGGCACGCTGGACCCCGACAACATCCATCTGCCCGGCATCTATGTGAACCGGCTGATCCAAGGGCAGCACGAGAAACGCATCGAACAGCGCACTGTGCGCACGGCTTAA
- a CDS encoding CoA transferase subunit B yields MAWDRNQMAARAAQELQDGMYVNLGIGIPTLVANYIPEGVQVTLQSENGMLGIGPFPTENEVDADLINAGKQTVTELAHTAYFDSAESFAMIRGGKINMAILGAMEVAENGDIANWMIPGKLVKGMGGAMDLVAGVKRVIVVMDHTNKAGESKLLKACTLPLTAQGVVKRIITNLGVLDVVEGGLKIIETAEGVTEDEIRAATEAAIVN; encoded by the coding sequence ATGGCTTGGGACCGCAACCAGATGGCCGCACGGGCGGCGCAGGAATTGCAGGACGGGATGTATGTGAACCTTGGCATCGGGATTCCGACGCTGGTGGCCAATTACATTCCCGAAGGCGTGCAGGTCACGCTGCAATCGGAAAACGGGATGCTGGGCATTGGCCCCTTCCCCACCGAGAATGAGGTCGATGCCGATCTGATCAACGCAGGCAAGCAGACCGTCACCGAACTGGCGCACACCGCCTATTTTGACAGCGCCGAGAGCTTTGCGATGATTCGCGGCGGCAAGATCAACATGGCGATCTTGGGCGCGATGGAAGTGGCCGAGAATGGCGATATCGCCAACTGGATGATCCCCGGCAAGCTGGTCAAGGGCATGGGCGGCGCGATGGATCTGGTCGCGGGCGTCAAGCGCGTGATCGTGGTGATGGACCACACCAACAAGGCAGGCGAATCAAAGCTGCTCAAAGCCTGTACCCTGCCGCTGACGGCACAAGGCGTGGTCAAACGCATCATCACCAATCTGGGCGTGCTGGATGTGGTCGAGGGTGGTCTGAAGATCATCGAGACTGCCGAGGGCGTCACCGAAGACGAGATTCGCGCCGCGACCGAGGCTGCGATTGTGAACTGA
- a CDS encoding lytic transglycosylase domain-containing protein: MVVTSAPPVWAESPAPATRGATNDFSFRRVPVAPAQTGPRITVQIDPEEQARLLAVTPRVAPIITPRAPGQQAPASGYAWFWDKVSPKLEDSSGRFLSAVAALNSPVEGRSVRVPRMQFLQDIASAHGAHILRASVGTNVSPALALAVIAVESAGQVSAVSSAGAQGLMQLIPATAERFGVSDAFDTSQNIRGGIQYLDWLLKHFDNDVVLALAGYNAGEGAVRRNNGVPPFAETRDYVPKVLAAWLVARGLCATVPELPTDGCVFKIGQAG; encoded by the coding sequence ATGGTTGTCACCAGTGCCCCGCCGGTCTGGGCCGAAAGCCCTGCGCCTGCAACGCGCGGCGCGACAAATGATTTCTCGTTTCGGCGCGTGCCTGTTGCGCCCGCGCAGACGGGGCCCCGGATAACTGTGCAGATCGACCCGGAAGAGCAGGCCAGATTACTGGCCGTCACCCCAAGGGTCGCACCGATCATCACCCCCAGAGCGCCGGGCCAGCAGGCGCCTGCGTCAGGCTATGCGTGGTTCTGGGACAAGGTCTCGCCCAAGCTGGAAGATTCGTCGGGTCGTTTTCTGTCAGCCGTCGCGGCGCTGAACTCTCCGGTGGAGGGGCGCAGCGTGCGCGTCCCGCGCATGCAGTTTTTGCAAGACATCGCCAGCGCGCATGGCGCACATATTCTGCGGGCCTCGGTCGGGACAAATGTGTCGCCTGCCTTGGCGCTGGCGGTGATTGCGGTCGAATCGGCAGGGCAGGTCAGCGCGGTCAGTTCGGCGGGCGCACAAGGCCTGATGCAGCTTATCCCCGCCACGGCAGAGCGATTCGGTGTCTCGGATGCATTTGACACAAGCCAGAATATTCGCGGCGGCATCCAGTATCTGGACTGGTTGCTGAAGCATTTTGACAATGATGTGGTGTTAGCGCTTGCGGGCTATAACGCGGGCGAAGGGGCTGTGCGGCGCAATAACGGCGTGCCGCCTTTCGCGGAAACACGCGATTATGTGCCCAAGGTGCTGGCCGCGTGGCTGGTTGCGCGGGGGCTGTGCGCAACGGTGCCCGAATTGCCGACAGATGGCTGTGTGTTCAAGATCGGGCAGGCGGGCTGA
- a CDS encoding Flp family type IVb pilin, translating into MTFIANIKNFAADESGAVTVDWVVLTAAIVGLGIAVVVSVRGGVENMAEQIQQSMEDVVITPLTID; encoded by the coding sequence ATGACTTTTATTGCAAACATCAAAAACTTCGCCGCAGACGAATCTGGTGCTGTGACCGTTGACTGGGTTGTTCTGACCGCCGCAATCGTTGGTCTGGGCATTGCGGTTGTGGTATCTGTGCGCGGGGGTGTTGAAAACATGGCCGAACAAATTCAACAATCTATGGAAGACGTCGTAATTACTCCGCTTACTATCGATTAA